The genomic region GAAAGCGCAGACCTTCTTCTTCGGCTTGCGCACAGGCGGCTTCGCCATGGGTGTTTCTCCTGTGTGATCAAGAAGTGTGGGTACGGCCCACCCTCAGCCCGAGGGCTAGAAGGGGGGCTCGTCCGAGTAGCCGCCGCCGGAGCCGCCGGAGGAACCGCCGGAGCTTCCGCCCCAGCCTCCACCGCCGCTGCCGCCCTGCTGGCCGCCGCCGGCCGGAGCGCTGGTCGCCCAGGGGTCGTCGGCGGGAGCGCCGCCACCCTGCGGCTGACCGCCGCCGGAGCCTCCGCCCCAGCCGCCGCCCTGCTGGCCGCCGCCACCGCCGCCGCCGTAACCGCCCTGGCCGCCTCGACCTGTGGTCTTGGTGACCTTGGCCGTGGCGTTCTTCAGGCTGGCGCCGACTTCCTCGACGTCCAGCTCGTAGACCGTGCGCTTGACGCCCTCACGGTCCTCGTAGGACCGCTGCTTCAGCCGGCCCTGCACGACGACGCGCATGCCTCGCTGGAGCGACTCGGCGACGTTCTCCGCCGCCTGACGCCAGACCGAGCAGGTCAGGAACAGGCTTTCGCCGTCCTTCCACTCGTTGGTCTGACGGTCGAAGGTGCGGGGGGTGGACGCGACACGGAACTTCGCGACCGCCGCACCGGA from Streptomyces sp. NBC_00878 harbors:
- a CDS encoding single-stranded DNA-binding protein, which gives rise to MAGETVITVVGNLVDDPELRFTPSGAAVAKFRVASTPRTFDRQTNEWKDGESLFLTCSVWRQAAENVAESLQRGMRVVVQGRLKQRSYEDREGVKRTVYELDVEEVGASLKNATAKVTKTTGRGGQGGYGGGGGGGQQGGGWGGGSGGGQPQGGGAPADDPWATSAPAGGGQQGGSGGGGWGGSSGGSSGGSGGGYSDEPPF